The DNA region ACCCAAAAAAAGCAAAGAGAGTACTACTCAGGTAAGCAAAAGCGTCATACCCTTAAAGGACAGATTGTGATTGATAAAGAGGAGAGGATTATGTGTGTGCATACCGCTAAAGGTACGACACATGATTTTAGACTGTTTCAAGAATCTAATCTCCCCTTGATGCCCAAGACCTGTGTTTATGTTGATTTGGGATATCTGGGTATTGCCAAAGAACATAGCCATTGTCAAATTCCCCATAAAGCCTCCAAACTTCATCCTTTGAGTGAGGAGCAAAAAGAGGAAAACAGACAAAAAGCAAGTGCTAGAATATGTGTTGAACATGTGAATGCTAAAATCAAAACATTTCAGATACTCACCCAAAAATACAGAAACAGAAGAAAACGATTCAATCTACGCTTTAATTTGATATGTGGATTAATCAACTTTGACCGTGGTTTTGCTGTGGAATACAAATGAGTTTTGCAAGATGTCTAATGTGGTTGTTGGCATCTAAAAGAGCGCTTTTAAAGATGATGGAGCGTGGAAACAGAAAGGTTTTTTGCAAAGGAAGAATACTCTGAATGGTTGATTCAATCTCTTTGGCGTAAGAGCGCAACTGGACTTCTTGGTTGACTTGACTCAGGCGCAACGAAACGGAGAGGTAGTTTAAAATCGGAAAAGAGACCAGTAAAAGGGTAAGAAGGGTGAGAATAATGGCAAAGATAAACGCATTTTTGGTTTCACTTTGCAATTTTATATCCTATCCCTTTAGCCGTAATAATAAAATCTTTATCGGTCTTGTCACGTAGTTTTTTAATGAGCATGCGTATATCGTTTTCGCCCACCTCTTTGCCTTCCCAGACGTATTCATGAATGAGCTCGATGGAGATAAAATTCCCTCTATTCTTGACTAAAACAAAAAGAAGTTTTCGTTCATAATTACTCAAATTAACCTGCATCTCTTCAAACCAAAGAGTCTGGTCATTACTGTGGTAAGAAAAGCCATGTGTGAGTGGTATGACATCAAGTGTGCTATGAAGGTGGTAACTTTTAAGCGTTTGCGAAACACGGTATTGAAGCTCTTTGAGTGAAAAAGGTTTGCGTAAATAGTCATTGCACCCCAGCTCATAACCTAAAGAGAGGTTGTTAATGTCGGTGAGTGAGGTAATAAAAATGATGGGTAGATCAAGTTTGGCTTTACGAATCTCTTTTAAAATTTCATACCCATCCATATGAGGAACACGTATGTCTAAAAGGGCCAGATGGTACTGTTTTTCAAAAAGTGCATCAAGGGCGAGAAGTCCATCTTCAAAGGCATCCACATCGTAGCCCATCTCCTCTAGAGAATCTTTAATACTCTCATTATAAGTGTGGTCGTCTTCAAGAAGTAAAATCTTCATCGAATGAGTACCTCACGTTTTTCGGAGTTT from Sulfurospirillum diekertiae includes:
- a CDS encoding transposase family protein produces the protein MSKTQKKQREYYSGKQKRHTLKGQIVIDKEERIMCVHTAKGTTHDFRLFQESNLPLMPKTCVYVDLGYLGIAKEHSHCQIPHKASKLHPLSEEQKEENRQKASARICVEHVNAKIKTFQILTQKYRNRRKRFNLRFNLICGLINFDRGFAVEYK
- a CDS encoding response regulator transcription factor — its product is MKILLLEDDHTYNESIKDSLEEMGYDVDAFEDGLLALDALFEKQYHLALLDIRVPHMDGYEILKEIRKAKLDLPIIFITSLTDINNLSLGYELGCNDYLRKPFSLKELQYRVSQTLKSYHLHSTLDVIPLTHGFSYHSNDQTLWFEEMQVNLSNYERKLLFVLVKNRGNFISIELIHEYVWEGKEVGENDIRMLIKKLRDKTDKDFIITAKGIGYKIAK